A single window of Helicobacter pylori DNA harbors:
- the lepA gene encoding translation elongation factor 4: MKNIRNFSIIAHIDHGKSTLADCLIAECNAISNREMTSQVMDTMDIEKERGITIKAQSVRLNYTLKGEDYVLNLIDTPGHVDFSYEVSRSLCSCEGALLVVDATQGVEAQTIANVYIALDNNLEILPVINKIDLPNANVLEVKQDIEDTIGIDCSGANEVSAKARLGIKDLLEKIITTIPAPSGDPNAPLKALIYDSWFDNYLGALALVRIMDGSINTEQEILVMGTGKRHGVLGLYYPNPLKKIPTKSLECGEIGIVSLGLKSVTDIAVGDTLTDAKNPTPKPIEGFMPAKPFVFAGLYPIETDRFEDLREALLKLQLNDCALNFEPESSVALGFGFRVGFLGLLHMEVIKERLEREFGLNLIATAPTVVYEVHLMDNSIKYVQNPSELPPENHIACIKEPFVRATIITPSEFLGNLMQLLNNKRGIQEKMEYLNQSRVMLTYSLPSNEIVMDFYDKLKSCTKGYASFDYEPIENREAHLVKLDVRVAGDVVDALSIIIDKNKAYEKGRALVETMKELIPRQLFEVAIQASVGNKIIARETIKSVGKNVTAKCYGGDITRKRKLLEKQKEGKKRMKAIGKVELPQEAFLAILKID, encoded by the coding sequence ATGAAAAATATCCGCAATTTTTCCATTATCGCTCACATTGACCATGGTAAAAGCACTTTAGCGGATTGTTTGATTGCTGAATGCAACGCTATCAGTAACAGAGAAATGACCAGCCAAGTGATGGACACTATGGATATTGAAAAAGAAAGGGGCATTACGATTAAGGCTCAAAGCGTGCGCCTAAATTACACGCTTAAGGGGGAGGATTATGTTTTAAACCTCATTGACACCCCAGGGCATGTGGATTTCAGCTATGAAGTGTCGCGCTCTTTGTGTTCATGCGAAGGGGCGTTATTGGTAGTGGATGCCACTCAAGGCGTGGAAGCGCAAACCATTGCGAATGTTTATATCGCTTTAGACAATAATTTAGAAATTTTACCGGTGATCAATAAAATTGATTTGCCTAATGCGAATGTTTTAGAAGTCAAACAGGATATAGAAGACACGATAGGGATTGATTGCTCTGGCGCTAATGAAGTGAGCGCTAAAGCTAGGCTTGGCATTAAAGATTTGTTAGAAAAAATCATTACCACCATTCCTGCCCCTAGCGGTGATCCTAACGCTCCCTTAAAAGCGCTCATTTATGATTCATGGTTTGACAATTATTTAGGGGCGTTAGCGTTAGTGCGTATCATGGATGGGAGCATCAATACCGAGCAAGAAATTTTAGTGATGGGGACGGGTAAAAGACATGGCGTTTTAGGGCTATACTACCCTAACCCTTTGAAAAAGATCCCCACCAAAAGTTTAGAATGCGGCGAGATTGGCATTGTGAGTTTAGGGCTAAAAAGCGTTACGGATATTGCGGTGGGTGATACGCTCACAGACGCTAAAAACCCTACCCCTAAACCCATTGAAGGCTTTATGCCGGCTAAACCCTTTGTTTTTGCGGGGCTTTACCCTATAGAAACGGACCGGTTTGAAGATTTAAGAGAAGCGTTATTGAAGCTCCAGCTTAACGATTGCGCTTTAAATTTTGAGCCTGAAAGCTCGGTGGCGCTTGGCTTTGGCTTTAGGGTGGGCTTTTTAGGGTTATTGCACATGGAAGTGATCAAAGAAAGGCTGGAAAGGGAATTTGGCCTTAACTTAATCGCTACCGCTCCCACGGTGGTGTATGAAGTGCATTTGATGGATAATAGCATCAAATACGTCCAAAACCCTAGCGAATTGCCCCCTGAAAATCATATCGCTTGCATCAAAGAGCCTTTTGTGAGGGCGACAATCATCACGCCGAGCGAATTTTTGGGTAATTTAATGCAGTTATTGAACAATAAAAGAGGCATTCAAGAAAAAATGGAATATTTAAACCAGTCTCGTGTCATGCTCACTTATTCATTGCCGAGCAATGAAATTGTGATGGATTTTTATGACAAACTCAAATCTTGCACGAAAGGGTATGCGAGCTTTGATTATGAGCCGATAGAAAACAGAGAGGCTCATTTGGTGAAGTTGGATGTGAGGGTGGCAGGCGATGTGGTGGATGCGCTTTCTATCATTATAGATAAAAACAAGGCATATGAAAAGGGGCGAGCTTTAGTGGAAACGATGAAAGAGCTTATCCCAAGACAGCTTTTTGAAGTCGCTATCCAAGCGAGCGTGGGGAATAAAATCATCGCCAGAGAGACGATCAAATCTGTCGGTAAGAATGTAACGGCTAAGTGCTATGGGGGCGATATTACACGAAAAAGAAAACTTTTAGAAAAGCAAAAAGAGGGCAAAAAACGCATGAAAGCTATCGGTAAAGTGGAACTTCCCCAAGAAGCGTTTTTGGCGATATTAAAGATTGATTAG
- the dxs gene encoding 1-deoxy-D-xylulose-5-phosphate synthase, with protein MQNKTFDLNPNDIAGLELVCQTLRERILEVVSANGGHLSSSLGAVELIVGMHALFDCQKNPFIFDTSHQAYAHKLLTGRFESFSTLRQFQGLSGFTKPSESAYDYFIAGHSSTSVSIGVGVAKAFCLKQALGMPIALLGDGSISAGIFYEALNELGDRKYPMIMILNDNEMSISTPIGALSKALSQLMKGPFYQSFRSKVKKILSTLPESVNYLASRFEESFKLITPGVFFEELGINYIGPINGHDLSAIIETLKLAKELKEPVLIHAQTLKGKGYKIAEGRYEKWHGVGPFDLDTGLSKKSKSAILSPTEAYSNTLLELAKKDEKIVGVTAAMPSGTGLDKLIDAYPLRFFDVAIAEQHALTSSSAMAKEGFKPFVSIYSTFLQRAYDSIVHDACISSLPIKLAIDRAGIVGEDGETHQGLLDVSYLRSIPNMVIFAPRDNETLKNAVYFANEHDSSPCAFRYPRGSFALKEGVFEPSGFVLGQSELLKKEGEILLIGYGNGVGRAHLVQLALKEKNIECALLDLRFLKPLDPNLSAIIAPYQKLYVFSDNYKLGGVASTILEFLSEQNILKPVKSFEIMDEFIMHGNTALVEKSLGLDTESLTDAILKDLGQER; from the coding sequence TTGCAAAATAAAACTTTTGATTTAAACCCTAATGATATTGCAGGCTTGGAGTTGGTGTGTCAGACGCTACGGGAGCGTATTTTAGAAGTGGTGAGCGCTAATGGGGGGCATTTAAGCTCTTCTTTAGGGGCTGTGGAGCTGATTGTAGGCATGCATGCCTTATTTGATTGCCAAAAAAACCCTTTCATTTTTGACACTTCGCACCAAGCTTACGCCCACAAGCTCTTAACCGGGCGCTTTGAAAGCTTTAGCACTTTAAGGCAATTTCAAGGTTTGAGCGGCTTTACTAAACCCAGCGAGAGCGCATACGATTATTTCATCGCTGGGCATAGTTCCACTTCAGTGTCCATAGGCGTGGGGGTGGCTAAAGCTTTTTGTTTGAAACAAGCGCTAGGCATGCCTATCGCTTTATTAGGCGATGGGAGTATTAGTGCAGGGATTTTTTATGAAGCCTTAAACGAACTGGGCGATAGGAAATACCCCATGATCATGATTTTGAACGATAATGAAATGAGTATCAGCACGCCTATTGGCGCTTTATCCAAAGCCCTTAGCCAGCTGATGAAAGGCCCGTTTTACCAGTCTTTCCGCTCTAAAGTTAAAAAAATCTTAAGCACCTTACCTGAAAGCGTGAATTACTTAGCGAGCCGTTTTGAAGAATCTTTTAAACTCATCACCCCGGGCGTGTTTTTTGAAGAATTGGGCATTAATTATATAGGGCCTATTAACGGGCATGATTTGAGCGCGATTATTGAAACCTTGAAATTAGCCAAAGAGCTTAAAGAACCGGTGCTAATCCATGCGCAAACCTTAAAAGGTAAAGGCTATAAAATCGCTGAAGGGCGCTATGAAAAATGGCATGGGGTGGGGCCTTTTGATTTGGATACCGGCTTGTCTAAAAAATCCAAAAGCGCGATTTTATCGCCCACTGAAGCGTATTCTAACACCCTTTTAGAATTGGCCAAGAAAGATGAAAAAATCGTAGGCGTAACCGCTGCGATGCCTAGCGGTACAGGGTTAGACAAACTCATTGACGCTTACCCTTTGCGCTTTTTTGATGTCGCTATCGCTGAACAACACGCCCTAACTTCTAGCAGCGCTATGGCTAAAGAGGGGTTTAAACCTTTTGTGAGCATCTATTCTACTTTTTTGCAAAGGGCTTATGATTCTATTGTGCATGACGCTTGCATTTCTAGCTTGCCGATTAAATTAGCCATTGATAGGGCCGGGATTGTGGGCGAAGATGGCGAGACGCACCAAGGGCTTTTAGACGTTTCGTATTTGCGCTCTATCCCTAACATGGTCATTTTTGCCCCACGAGACAATGAGACTTTAAAAAACGCCGTGTATTTTGCCAATGAACACGATTCAAGCCCTTGCGCGTTCCGCTACCCTAGGGGGTCGTTTGCACTAAAAGAGGGGGTTTTTGAGCCTAGCGGTTTTGTTTTGGGCCAAAGCGAATTGTTGAAAAAAGAGGGCGAAATTTTACTCATAGGCTATGGTAATGGTGTGGGGCGGGCGCATTTGGTCCAACTGGCTTTAAAAGAAAAAAACATAGAATGCGCGCTTTTGGATCTCAGGTTTTTAAAGCCTTTAGATCCAAATTTAAGCGCGATTATTGCCCCTTATCAAAAGCTCTATGTTTTTAGCGATAATTACAAGCTTGGGGGGGTGGCTAGCACGATTTTAGAGTTTTTGAGCGAACAAAATATTTTAAAGCCTGTTAAAAGCTTTGAAATCATGGATGAATTTATCATGCATGGGAACACCGCTTTAGTGGAAAAATCCTTAGGCTTAGACACAGAGAGTTTGACTGACGCTATTTTAAAAGATTTAGGACAAGAGAGATGA